One Mycolicibacterium fluoranthenivorans DNA window includes the following coding sequences:
- a CDS encoding 3'(2'),5'-bisphosphate nucleotidase CysQ yields the protein MSQSDHELAAQLATEAGRLLLGVRSDLADGSEAERKAAGDKRSHDFLVAALARHRPADVVLSEEGADDKARLTADRVWIVDPLDGTREFSELGREDWAVHVALWQAGDLVAGAVALPAQGVTLATPTVAAPPAAPDVARIVVSRTRPPAVALAVRDALGGVLVELGSAGAKVASVVQGISDVYVHAGGQYEWDSAAPVAVARAAGLHTSRIDGSPLVYNQDNVRLPDLVVCRPELAAAVLAVTAG from the coding sequence ATGAGCCAATCCGATCACGAGCTGGCCGCGCAGCTGGCGACCGAGGCCGGCCGGCTCCTGCTCGGTGTGCGCAGCGATCTCGCCGACGGCAGCGAAGCGGAACGGAAGGCCGCCGGGGACAAGCGGTCTCACGATTTCCTGGTCGCCGCGTTGGCCCGGCACAGGCCTGCCGACGTGGTGCTCTCCGAGGAGGGTGCCGACGACAAGGCCCGGCTGACCGCCGATCGGGTCTGGATCGTCGACCCGCTCGACGGCACCCGGGAGTTCTCCGAACTGGGTCGTGAGGACTGGGCCGTGCATGTCGCGCTGTGGCAGGCCGGCGACCTGGTGGCGGGTGCGGTCGCGCTGCCGGCCCAGGGTGTCACGCTGGCCACCCCGACGGTGGCCGCCCCGCCCGCAGCCCCGGACGTCGCGCGCATCGTGGTCTCGCGGACCCGGCCGCCCGCCGTGGCGCTCGCCGTCCGCGACGCGCTCGGCGGCGTCCTGGTCGAATTGGGTTCGGCGGGAGCAAAAGTGGCGTCCGTGGTGCAAGGAATCTCGGATGTGTACGTACACGCCGGCGGGCAGTACGAGTGGGATTCCGCGGCGCCGGTCGCCGTGGCGCGCGCTGCGGGTCTGCACACCTCGCGGATCGACGGCTCCCCGCTGGTCTACAACCAGGACAACGTACGCCTGCCCGATCTGGTGGTGTGCCGGCCGGAGCTCGCCGCCGCGGTGCTGGCGGTCACGGCAGGCTGA
- the cysN gene encoding sulfate adenylyltransferase subunit CysN, whose protein sequence is MATLLRIATAGSVDDGKSTLIGRLLFDSKAVMEDQLAAVERTSKERGNDYTDLALVTDGLRAEREQGITIDVAYRYFATAKRKFIIADTPGHVQYTRNMVTGASTAQLVIVLVDARHGLLEQSRRHAFLASLLGIQHIVLAVNKMDLVDWDEQRFNKIRDDFHEFAARLDIHDVTTIPLSALNGDNVVTKSDVAPWYEGPALLNHLEEVYVAGDRNLVDVRFPVQYVIRPQTREHADHRSYAGTIAGGVMRPGDEVVVLPAGKTSRITEISGPSGPVDEAFTSMAVSISLADDIDISRGDMIARPNNQPDVTSEFDATVCWMADAAALEPGRDYLIKHTTRTTRAKVTALDYRLDVNTLHRDKSATALKLNELGRVTLRTQVPLLLDEYSRNAATGSFILIDPDTNSTVAAGMVRSTAPAATRAASPNAVRHQNLVTAADRLSKGSTVWFTGLSGSGKSSVAMLVEQKLLAAGRPAYVLDGDNLRHGLNADLGFSMDDRAENLRRLAHIATLLADSGQIVLVPAISPLAEHRELARRVHAERGYDFFEVFCDTPLADCERRDPKGLYAKARRGEITHFTGIDSPYQRPKDPDLRLTPDYTPDELAQQVIDLLGKRA, encoded by the coding sequence ATGGCAACGCTTCTTCGCATCGCGACCGCCGGGTCCGTCGACGACGGTAAGTCGACGCTGATCGGCCGGCTGCTGTTCGACTCCAAGGCCGTCATGGAGGATCAGCTCGCGGCCGTCGAGCGCACCTCCAAGGAACGCGGAAACGACTACACCGACCTGGCTTTGGTGACCGATGGTCTGCGCGCCGAGCGGGAGCAGGGCATCACCATCGATGTCGCCTACCGCTACTTCGCCACCGCCAAGCGCAAATTCATCATCGCCGACACCCCCGGGCACGTGCAGTACACCCGCAACATGGTGACCGGCGCCTCGACGGCGCAGCTGGTGATCGTGCTGGTCGACGCCCGGCATGGGTTGCTGGAGCAGTCCCGTCGGCACGCCTTCCTGGCCTCGCTGCTGGGCATCCAGCACATCGTCCTGGCCGTCAACAAGATGGACCTGGTGGACTGGGATGAGCAGCGGTTCAACAAGATCCGCGACGACTTCCACGAGTTCGCGGCGCGCCTGGACATTCACGATGTCACGACCATCCCGCTGTCGGCGCTCAATGGCGACAATGTGGTCACCAAATCCGATGTGGCGCCCTGGTACGAGGGCCCGGCCCTGCTGAACCACCTCGAAGAGGTCTACGTCGCCGGTGACCGCAACCTGGTCGACGTCCGATTCCCGGTGCAGTACGTGATCCGGCCGCAGACCCGCGAGCATGCCGATCACCGCAGCTACGCGGGCACCATCGCCGGTGGTGTCATGCGACCCGGTGACGAGGTGGTGGTTCTGCCGGCCGGAAAAACCAGTCGCATCACCGAGATCTCGGGTCCGTCCGGTCCGGTGGACGAGGCATTCACCTCGATGGCGGTGTCGATCAGCCTCGCCGACGACATCGACATCTCGCGGGGCGACATGATCGCCAGGCCGAACAACCAGCCGGATGTCACGAGTGAGTTCGACGCCACCGTGTGCTGGATGGCCGATGCGGCCGCTCTGGAACCGGGCCGCGACTACCTCATCAAGCACACCACCCGCACCACCCGTGCGAAGGTGACCGCACTGGACTACCGGCTCGACGTGAACACCCTGCATCGCGACAAGAGCGCGACGGCGTTGAAGCTCAACGAACTCGGCCGGGTCACGCTGCGCACCCAGGTTCCACTGTTGCTCGACGAGTACTCGCGCAACGCGGCCACCGGGTCGTTCATCCTCATCGACCCGGACACCAACAGCACCGTCGCCGCCGGCATGGTGCGCTCCACGGCGCCCGCCGCCACCCGCGCGGCCAGCCCGAACGCGGTGCGCCACCAGAACCTGGTGACCGCGGCCGATCGCCTGTCGAAGGGTTCCACGGTGTGGTTCACCGGGCTGTCGGGTTCCGGAAAGTCCTCGGTGGCCATGCTTGTCGAGCAGAAGCTGCTGGCCGCCGGCCGGCCGGCCTATGTGCTCGACGGTGACAATCTGCGACATGGCCTCAACGCCGATCTGGGATTCTCCATGGACGATCGGGCCGAGAACCTGCGGCGGCTCGCACACATTGCGACGCTGCTCGCCGACTCGGGCCAGATCGTGCTGGTGCCCGCCATCAGCCCGCTGGCCGAGCATCGCGAGCTGGCCCGCCGAGTGCACGCCGAACGTGGATACGACTTCTTCGAGGTGTTCTGCGACACCCCGTTGGCCGATTGCGAACGGCGTGATCCGAAGGGTCTCTACGCTAAAGCTCGCCGTGGTGAAATCACCCACTTCACCGGTATCGACAGTCCCTACCAGCGGCCGAAGGATCCGGATCTGCGGCTGACGCCCGACTACACCCCGGACGAACTGGCGCAACAGGTGATCGACCTGTTAGGTAAGCGGGCATGA
- the cysD gene encoding sulfate adenylyltransferase subunit CysD, giving the protein MSAPTDLDPAAARYELSHLRALEAEAIHIIREVAAEFEKPVLLFSGGKDSIVMLHLAIKAFAPGRLPFPVMHVDTGHNFDEVLAARDELVAQHGVRLVVAKVQDDIDAGRVVETIPSRNPMQTFTLLRAIRENKFDAAFGGARRDEEKARAKERVFSFRDEFGQWDPKAQRPELWNLYNGRHHKGEHIRAFPISNWTEFDIWSYIGAEKIKLPSIYYAHQRQVFERDGMLLAVHKFLQPRKDEPVVEKTVRFRTVGDVTCTGCVESLAGTVSEVIAETAVSRLTERGATRADDRISEAGMEDRKREGYF; this is encoded by the coding sequence GAGCCACCTGCGCGCGCTGGAGGCCGAGGCCATCCACATCATCCGCGAGGTGGCCGCCGAGTTCGAGAAGCCCGTCCTGCTGTTCTCCGGGGGCAAGGACTCGATCGTCATGCTGCACCTGGCCATCAAGGCGTTCGCGCCCGGCCGGCTGCCGTTCCCGGTCATGCATGTCGACACCGGCCACAACTTCGACGAGGTGCTGGCTGCCCGCGACGAACTGGTCGCCCAGCACGGGGTGCGCCTCGTGGTCGCCAAGGTGCAGGACGATATCGACGCCGGCCGCGTCGTCGAGACCATCCCGTCGCGCAATCCGATGCAGACGTTCACGCTGCTGCGCGCCATCCGGGAGAACAAGTTCGACGCCGCCTTCGGTGGCGCGCGGCGCGATGAGGAGAAGGCCCGCGCCAAGGAGCGGGTGTTCAGCTTCCGCGACGAGTTCGGGCAGTGGGATCCGAAAGCGCAGCGACCGGAACTGTGGAACCTGTACAACGGCCGTCACCACAAGGGCGAGCACATCCGTGCGTTCCCCATCTCGAACTGGACCGAATTCGACATCTGGTCCTATATCGGGGCCGAGAAGATCAAGCTGCCGTCCATCTACTACGCACACCAGCGCCAGGTGTTCGAACGTGACGGGATGCTGCTGGCGGTGCACAAGTTCCTGCAGCCACGCAAGGACGAGCCGGTCGTCGAGAAGACCGTGCGATTCCGCACCGTCGGTGACGTCACCTGCACCGGATGCGTGGAATCGTTGGCGGGCACCGTCTCCGAGGTGATCGCCGAGACCGCGGTGTCCCGCCTCACCGAACGTGGCGCGACCCGCGCCGACGACCGAATCTCTGAAGCAGGTATGGAAGATCGCAAGCGCGAGGGGTATTTCTGA